A genomic window from Gossypium hirsutum isolate 1008001.06 chromosome D10, Gossypium_hirsutum_v2.1, whole genome shotgun sequence includes:
- the LOC107916104 gene encoding renalase isoform X4, producing the protein MQNTVAKVAVVGSGISGSVCAATLARNGISVTLFDSARGPGGRMSQRREISEDGRELLFDHGAPYFTVTNPDVLSVVTEWESRGLVAEWKSNFGSFDCFTNKIVNTEHQA; encoded by the exons ATGCAAAACACTGTCGCCAAGGTTGCCGTGGTGGGAAGCGGAA TTTCAGGGTCTGTTTGTGCCGCTACTTTGGCAAGGAATGGAATTTCAGTGACCCTTTTTGACTCTGCCAGGGGTCCTGGTGGCCGCATGTCTCAAAGAAG AGAGATAAGTGAAGATGGGAGAGAGCTGTTATTCGATCATGGTGCTCCTTATTTCACAGTGACAAATCCCGATGTGTTGAGTGTTGTTACTGAGTGGGAATCAAGAGGCCTTGTTGCTGAATGGAAATCGAATTTTGGGTCTTTTGATTGTTTCACCAACAAAATTGTCAACACTGAACACCAG GCTTGA
- the LOC107916104 gene encoding renalase isoform X1 translates to MQNTVAKVAVVGSGISGSVCAATLARNGISVTLFDSARGPGGRMSQRREISEDGRELLFDHGAPYFTVTNPDVLSVVTEWESRGLVAEWKSNFGSFDCFTNKIVNTEHQVLVTIIILFVLHFFLLHLMVLLFVYLHGFILIIS, encoded by the exons ATGCAAAACACTGTCGCCAAGGTTGCCGTGGTGGGAAGCGGAA TTTCAGGGTCTGTTTGTGCCGCTACTTTGGCAAGGAATGGAATTTCAGTGACCCTTTTTGACTCTGCCAGGGGTCCTGGTGGCCGCATGTCTCAAAGAAG AGAGATAAGTGAAGATGGGAGAGAGCTGTTATTCGATCATGGTGCTCCTTATTTCACAGTGACAAATCCCGATGTGTTGAGTGTTGTTACTGAGTGGGAATCAAGAGGCCTTGTTGCTGAATGGAAATCGAATTTTGGGTCTTTTGATTGTTTCACCAACAAAATTGTCAACACTGAACACCAGGTTCTTGTAACTATTATTATACTATTTGTTCTTCACTTCTTTTTGCTCCACCTAATGGtactattatttgtttatttgcatGGTTTTATCTTAATTATATCTTAA
- the LOC107916104 gene encoding renalase isoform X2, which produces MQNTVAKVAVVGSGISGSVCAATLARNGISVTLFDSARGPGGRMSQRREISEDGRELLFDHGAPYFTVTNPDVLSVVTEWESRGLVAEWKSNFGSFDCFTNKIVNTEHQFSV; this is translated from the exons ATGCAAAACACTGTCGCCAAGGTTGCCGTGGTGGGAAGCGGAA TTTCAGGGTCTGTTTGTGCCGCTACTTTGGCAAGGAATGGAATTTCAGTGACCCTTTTTGACTCTGCCAGGGGTCCTGGTGGCCGCATGTCTCAAAGAAG AGAGATAAGTGAAGATGGGAGAGAGCTGTTATTCGATCATGGTGCTCCTTATTTCACAGTGACAAATCCCGATGTGTTGAGTGTTGTTACTGAGTGGGAATCAAGAGGCCTTGTTGCTGAATGGAAATCGAATTTTGGGTCTTTTGATTGTTTCACCAACAAAATTGTCAACACTGAACACCAG TTCTCTGTTTGA
- the LOC107916104 gene encoding renalase isoform X3: MQNTVAKVAVVGSGISGSVCAATLARNGISVTLFDSARGPGGRMSQRREISEDGRELLFDHGAPYFTVTNPDVLSVVTEWESRGLVAEWKSNFGSFDCFTNKIVNTEHQFCR; this comes from the exons ATGCAAAACACTGTCGCCAAGGTTGCCGTGGTGGGAAGCGGAA TTTCAGGGTCTGTTTGTGCCGCTACTTTGGCAAGGAATGGAATTTCAGTGACCCTTTTTGACTCTGCCAGGGGTCCTGGTGGCCGCATGTCTCAAAGAAG AGAGATAAGTGAAGATGGGAGAGAGCTGTTATTCGATCATGGTGCTCCTTATTTCACAGTGACAAATCCCGATGTGTTGAGTGTTGTTACTGAGTGGGAATCAAGAGGCCTTGTTGCTGAATGGAAATCGAATTTTGGGTCTTTTGATTGTTTCACCAACAAAATTGTCAACACTGAACACCAG TTTTGTCGCTGA